In Lepus europaeus isolate LE1 unplaced genomic scaffold, mLepTim1.pri SCAFFOLD_281, whole genome shotgun sequence, a single genomic region encodes these proteins:
- the LOC133754711 gene encoding syntenin-1-like, whose translation MVSGAPLQGQLVARPSSMNYMVAPVTGNDVGIRRAEIKQGIREVILCKDQDGKIGLRLKSIDNGIFVQLVQANSPASLVGLRFGDQVLQINGENCAGWSSDKAHKVLKQAFGEKITMTIRDRPFERTITMHKDSTENVGFIFKNGKVTSIVKDSSAARNGLLTEHNICEINGQNVIGLKDSQIADILSTSGTVVTVTIMPAFIFEHIIKRMVPSIMKSLMDHTIPEV comes from the coding sequence atggtctctggagcaccacttcaggggcagttggtagcaagaccttccagtatgaactatatggtggctcctgtaactggaaatgatgttgggattcgcagagcagaaattaaacaagggattcgtgaagtcattttatgtaaggatcaagatggaaaaattggactcaggcttaaatcaatagataatggtatatttgttcagctagtccaggcaaattctccagcctcattggttggtttgagatttggcgaccaggtactccagatcaatggtgaaaactgtgcaggctggagctctgataaagctcacaaggtgctcaaacaggcttttggagagaagaTCACAATGACCATTCGTGACAGGCCTTTTGAGCGGACAATTACTATGCATAAGGACAGTACTGAAAACGttggctttatctttaaaaatgggaaagtaacatccatagtgaaagatagttctgcagccagaaacgGTCTTCTCACGGAACATAACATCTGTGAGATCAACGGCCAGAACGTCATTGGATTGAAGGACTCTCAAATTGCAGACATACtatcaacatctgggactgtagttaccgtcacaatcatgcctgcttttatctttgaacatattATTAAACGGATGGTGCCAAGCATTATGAAAAGCCTGATGGATCACACCATCCCTGAAGTTTAA